The following proteins come from a genomic window of Aspergillus oryzae RIB40 DNA, chromosome 4:
- a CDS encoding thioredoxin family protein (predicted protein), whose amino-acid sequence MTVKEITSYPTLQETIQSPTPTIVDFTAGWIGPCRPMFSAFEQISHTTPYMAFYRMDVRKLSDEEIAKLGIVAMPTFMVFREGRKVGDLVGGSPGVLEGFVTGVL is encoded by the exons atgACCGTCAAAGAAATCACCTC CTACCCAACCCTCCAAGAAACAATCCAATCCCCCACACCCACAATAGTCGATTTCACAGCGGGCTGGATCGGTCCCTGTCGTCCGATGTTCTCAGCTTTCGAGCAGATCTCGCACACAACACCGTACATGGCGTTTTACCGGATGGACGTGCGGAAGTTGTCGGATGAGGAGATCGCCAAGTTGGGGATTGTGGCTATGCCGACGTTTATGGTTTTTcgggaggggaggaaggtAGGGGATTTGGTGGGGGGGAGTCCGGGGGTTTTGGAGGGGTTTGTTACTGGGGTTCTTTAG
- a CDS encoding uncharacterized protein (predicted protein), with the protein MPNSVTNATSNREERRISQIQGLPPDDVKKATDQWSDEGRPHKACPSLTKREGLSTPRRVSFRASPRHCLSRRHSRPLILLLHSFILPAAPLAQFCPPLSLSFFSFLLPLSYNAIDLFTRHLVFAGAMAIPSCSRWRLRPIGLLYLFYLVGFMSFACIVAIWYGVNSDRDYIHPLLTQLIPAGHCACQTSTTFQCSTCLSCSEHSLVPQLTSAPKWEFNSDRDSNNEGLSTPQCKAAFPGLYEDVFRAESFWRSQGALATEDLDRIPLGFGMVRAFISRGELYVVAARAKQEDHRRKIVAALSSIHRALVADSDRATRRDIEFVFSVEDKVEDVTSSDNPVWVLARSAAEQGVWLMPDFGFWAWDNPRNSIGPFDQVVERVKRADIPWSQKTPQLVWRGKPSFAPKLRRALMDAARDKPWGDVKQVNWFERTNIMSMEDHCRYMFIAHVEGRSYSASLKYRQACNSVIVAHKLQYIQHHHYLLVPDGPNQNYIEVERDFSDLESKIEPLLDDPSTAQRIANNSVRTFRERYLTKAAEACYWRQLFEGYGHVWNSSVPVWSDVYQRERGLRYESFILLDSQMMFDFSATGGMP; encoded by the exons ATGCCAAACTCAGTAACGAATGCGACAAgtaacagagaagaaagaagaattAGTCAAATTCAGGGACTTCCGCCGGACGATGTTAAAAAAGCTACGGACCAATGGTCGGACGAGGGGAGGCCCCACAAAGCTTGTCCATCATTGACCAAAAGGGAAGGATTGTCAACCCCCCGCCGTGTAAGTTTCAGAGCATCGCCGCGTCATTGCCTCTCGCGCCGTCATTCTAGGCCCCTGATCCTTTTGCTTCATTCGTTTATCCTTCCCGCTGCCCCCTTGGCTCAATTTTgtcctcctctctctctctctttcttttctttccttcttcctctatccTACAATGCTATCGATCTATTTACGCGTCATCTCGTCTTCGCCGGCGCGATGGCCATACCCAGTTGTTCGAGATGGCGCCTGCGACCAATTGGTCTCCTCTACCTGTTTTACCTCGTGGGATTTATGAGCTTCGCTTGTATTGTCGCTATCTGGTATGGCGTCAATTCCGACCGAGACTATATTCATCCGCTTTTGACCCAACTCATCCCCGCCGGACACTGTGCGTGCCAAACTTCGACCACCTTCCAGTGCTCCACCTGCCTGTCATGCTCCGAACATAGTCTTGTCCCGCAGCTTACCTCCGCCCCGAAATGGGAATTTAACTCGGATCGCGATTCAAATAATGAGGGTCTCAGTACACCTCAGTGCAAGGCCGCATTCCCGGGACTCTACGAAGACGTCTTCCGCGCCGAGAGCTTTTGGCGGTCCCAAGGCGCTCTTGCGACCGAGGACCTGGATCGCATTCCCTTAGGATTCGGTATGGTTCGCGCGTTTATTTCTCGCGGCGAGCTGTATGTGGTTGCGGCGCGGGCAAAGCAAGAGGACCATCGACGAAAAATTGTAGCGGCATTGAGTTCCATCCATCGCGCGCTGGTCGCGGATTCCGACCGAGCTACTCGCCGCGACATCGAGTTTGTTTTCTCAGTGGAGGATAAGGTCGAAGATGTCACGAGCTCCGACAATCCTGTCTGGGTTCTTGCACGTTCTGCAGCCGAGCAAGGCGTCTGGCTGATGCCGGACTTTGGGTTCTGGGCGTGGGATAACCCGCGGAACTCGATTGGACCCTTTGATCAAGTCGTCGAACGTGTCAAGAGAGCCGATATTCCGTGGTCGCAGAAAACCCCGCAGTTGGTTTGGCGCGGCAAACCAAGTTTCGCGCCGAAGCTGCGCCGCGCGTTGATGGATGCCGCTCGGGATAAGCCGTGGGGTGACGTCAAGCAAGTGAACTGGTTTGAGCGGACGAATATCATGTCGATGGAAGATCACTGCCGATATATGTTTATCGCACACGTTGAAG GCCGATCATATTCCGCTTCATTGAAGTACCGTCAGGCCTGTAACTCAGTAATCGTGGCGCATAAACTACAGTatatccaacaccatcacTATCTTCTCGTACCGGACGGCCCGAATCAAAACTACATTGAGGTTGAGCGAGACTTCAGCGATCTTGAGAGCAAGATTGAGCCTCTCCTCGACGACCCGAGTACGGCCCAGCGGATTGCCAACAACAGCGTGCGCACCTTCCGTGAGCGCTATTTGACGAAGGCCGCCGAAGCATGCTACTGGCGTCAGCTTTTCGAGGGATACGGACACGTCTGGAACAGCAGTGTCCCGGTGTGGTCCGACGTGTATCAGCGGGAACGAGGTCTCCGATACGAGTCGTTCATCTTGTTGGATAGTCAAATGATGTTTGATTTCAGCGCGACGGGCGGCATGCCATAA